The following are from one region of the Longimicrobium sp. genome:
- the recJ gene encoding single-stranded-DNA-specific exonuclease RecJ gives MPAAPPATRRWVFPTPPDEARVERLSRELRLPPALCRLLVQRGFGEPELVRDFLRPHAGHIHPPQALAGMGEAVERIVRAIRGGETILVHGDYDVDGICATALFVRALGMMGAHALPFVPHRLQDGYDLSDAGIREAQRIGARLILTGDCGIVAHEAVERACALGIDVVVTDHHTPGPTLPPCVAVVNPNRADCPYPDKGLAGVGVAYKVCCAVADAIGFPQARLHAFLDLVAVATIADLAPLTGENRALVRWGLKILPQTPNPGLRALLRTTGLIDRPEVTAAQVGYVLAPRINAVGRMGEALRGVRLLLTDDEREAEEIAVELESENRWRKTVDGETLKQALDALEHVFDPERDWGVVLAAEGWHPGVIGIVASRVVEHIHRPTVLIALAGREDGKGSARSIPGFHLYEAMRACSHHLARFGGHRMAAGCSIRPERVEPFREEFNAYAHSVLDPEKLVPEVRIDLEVELRHADEHLARMLRHAGPFGMGNATPVFAARRVGLVGYPRVVGQNHLKLTIGAHGRTMDAIGFGMGERSKEPLFAGGPLDVAFRLEEHMYNGRASLQAKIVDLRPAE, from the coding sequence ATGCCCGCCGCGCCTCCCGCGACCCGCCGCTGGGTCTTTCCCACCCCGCCCGACGAAGCCCGCGTAGAGCGCCTCTCCCGCGAGCTGCGCCTGCCGCCCGCGCTCTGCCGCCTGCTGGTGCAGCGCGGCTTCGGCGAGCCCGAGCTCGTGCGCGACTTCCTGCGCCCGCACGCCGGCCACATCCACCCGCCGCAGGCGCTGGCCGGGATGGGCGAGGCCGTGGAGCGCATTGTCCGCGCGATCCGCGGCGGCGAGACCATTCTCGTGCACGGCGACTACGACGTCGACGGCATCTGCGCGACGGCTCTCTTCGTCCGCGCGCTGGGGATGATGGGCGCGCACGCCCTCCCTTTCGTCCCCCACCGCCTGCAGGACGGCTACGACCTGAGCGACGCGGGGATCCGCGAGGCGCAGCGCATCGGCGCGCGGCTGATCCTGACGGGGGATTGCGGGATCGTGGCGCACGAGGCGGTGGAGCGGGCGTGCGCGCTGGGGATCGACGTGGTCGTCACCGACCACCACACCCCCGGCCCCACGCTCCCGCCCTGCGTGGCGGTGGTGAACCCGAACCGCGCCGACTGCCCCTATCCCGACAAGGGGCTGGCCGGCGTGGGCGTGGCCTACAAGGTCTGCTGCGCGGTGGCGGACGCGATCGGCTTCCCGCAGGCGCGGCTGCACGCGTTCCTCGACCTGGTCGCCGTCGCGACGATCGCCGACCTGGCGCCGCTCACCGGCGAGAACCGCGCGCTGGTGCGCTGGGGGCTCAAGATCCTGCCGCAGACGCCCAACCCCGGCCTCCGCGCACTGCTGCGGACCACGGGGCTGATCGACCGCCCGGAGGTGACGGCGGCGCAGGTCGGCTACGTGCTGGCCCCGCGCATCAACGCCGTGGGCCGCATGGGCGAGGCGCTGCGCGGCGTCCGGCTGCTGCTGACCGACGACGAGCGCGAGGCCGAGGAGATCGCCGTCGAGCTGGAGAGCGAGAACCGCTGGCGCAAGACGGTCGACGGCGAGACGCTCAAGCAGGCGCTGGACGCGCTGGAGCACGTTTTCGACCCCGAGCGCGACTGGGGCGTCGTCCTCGCCGCCGAGGGGTGGCACCCGGGGGTGATCGGGATCGTGGCGTCCCGCGTCGTGGAGCACATCCACCGGCCGACGGTGTTGATCGCGCTGGCCGGGCGCGAGGACGGGAAGGGAAGTGCGCGCTCCATCCCCGGCTTCCACCTGTACGAGGCGATGCGCGCGTGCAGCCATCACCTGGCGCGCTTCGGCGGGCACCGGATGGCGGCCGGGTGCAGCATCCGACCGGAGCGCGTGGAGCCCTTCCGCGAGGAGTTCAACGCCTACGCGCACAGCGTGCTCGACCCCGAGAAGCTGGTCCCCGAGGTGCGCATCGACCTGGAGGTGGAGCTGCGCCACGCCGACGAGCACCTCGCGCGGATGCTGCGCCACGCGGGCCCGTTCGGGATGGGGAACGCCACGCCGGTGTTCGCGGCGCGGCGCGTGGGGCTGGTCGGCTACCCCAGGGTGGTGGGGCAGAACCACCTGAAGCTCACCATCGGCGCGCACGGGCGGACGATGGACGCCATCGGCTTCGGGATGGGCGAGCGCAGCAAGGAGCCGCTCTTCGCCGGCGGGCCGCTGGACGTGGCCTTCCGCCTGGAAGAGCACATGTACAACGGCCGCGCCTCGCTCCAGGCCAAGATCGTCGACCTCCGCCCGGCGGAGTGA